Within Hydractinia symbiolongicarpus strain clone_291-10 chromosome 11, HSymV2.1, whole genome shotgun sequence, the genomic segment ATTTGTGACATATGTTCTCTGGCTACCTGAATCAAACATGAATCTCGTTTGTATGTTCCTGCTCTCCCTTTCTTTCGAAACAAAAGCTTTAGCCGTCTGCAAAAGAATTCCTTTGTTTTCTTGGCTGATGTGATTCGCGTTGGTTTCGTTAGAAGGGTTTTCCTCCGAGCCATTGTTGTCTTTATCTTTTCTTTCGGCACGTTTTTCTTTCATACACAAAGAGATGTGGTGACGTCTTCCACATCTATTGCATATGTAATTTGAACAACAGTTCTTTGAAATGTGTCCATGCTGCAAGCATAAAAAGCAACGCCCTTCCTTTTTCATAATTTGCGAACGTGTTTGTACGTTGGTAACTTTTGAACACCTCGACGGAGAGTGAGAATCGTGacagaaaacacatttttttccaCTTCTCCTCTCCAAAGTTTCTAGAAATAATCATTCGTAATTCGTTGGGAATTCTTTCGTTCAGAACCGGAATCAATAAACTCAGCATTTCGCTATTATacttcaaatttttcaaatttcgaaTACAGTTCTCAACATCATTATAAAGTTTTCTCAATTGTTGGGTGTTATCCATTGATCGTACTGACTCAATCTTCAACAGGGCTTCCATGTGCGCGTTAATGAGCACCTGTTCGTTGCCAAAACGGTTTCTAAGCAACTCTATAGCATTTTCGTAGTTACTGTTCGTCAATTCTAACCCAGAAATAGTTGATAAAGCGGTTCCTTCGACGTATCtcttcaaataattaaatttatcaATTGCATTCAAACTGTCATTGTCATTAATGGCTGAATTAAACTGGTCCCAAAACGAGGGCCAATTCAAAGGGTTCCCATTAAATTTGCTCAGTTCTATTTTGGGTAGTCTCATCGATTTCTTTTCAACAGACCGTGTCGATTCTGTGGCTGAAACATGTGGTCCGGTAGCGGTAGTAATAGTCGCGAGACTCATGTTCACTAATAGATAAAATTCTGTAGCCTCCATAACGTCGGTTTCGATCTCTTCACCTGATAAAACACCGTATAGCTCTTCATCTAACTCCTTTAACTGTTTAACAGTGTCAATTAAAGTGGtctgtaaagaaataatttctgcTCGTTTCTCCTCCGAAAAGTCCTTAACTATGACATCAATTCGCTCGCGCAAAGTGCTCGCAATAGACCGCAACCCCTTTCGCCTTGCACTCTTCCTCGTAGTCGCAGTAGACATAATGAAATTTAATGTAATGCAAAAAATGAAACCAATGAAACTGGAAGcatgaaaaatgaaagtttttgaaatttgacgTGCAGTACACAATAAGACGATTTCAGAATAACAAACACTGTCTAAGCTAAGTTAAAGTTCATAACATAAATCCACCAATTCGAGCAAATAATATCCACACAACATCACAAGTCCACCAATTCAAGTAAATatccaaaaataatatcaaaagtcCATCAATCGAGCGCCATTTAAAGAttcataaaatatcaaaatcaagtACCTCGTGTACTCTACTCGTTATCTTTCTCAACTATACTCTCTAGAAAAAttgtacaacaaaaaaagaagaatgcggGAAAACcccgaaaaaataataatggcgtCATTATTTacatagcatttagaggactgtgcgcgtagttgccggtcttctaacgccaaggtgccaaagaaaacgacttggcacgttgtagtctattAATACTGGaagcactagaccaatggtatcccgcggagggtggtggaatcacgttatttccgtgtaaagcctttatttggctacaaaaggcaatattacagcatttagaggcctgtgcacataattaaaagtgttttaacgctaaaacgccaaggaaaaggaattgggacatcgtagttcaatgatagtcggaaaggtacaccattggtagcctggtttggagagtggaagcacgtgatttacgcgtaaggccttttttagacttacaaaagccatactatagcatttagaggtctgtgcgcgtacttgcggttttcaaacgtcacggcgtcaaagaaaacgacgtgggacgtcatagtccattgagactggaaggactacaccaatggtagcaggcaggtggagcgacagtatttacgtataagaccgttaataggctgcaaatggccttattacagcgttcaaagggccgtgcacgtggttaacagtgttctaacgccatagcgcgaaggaaaacgacttggaacgtcgtattccaatgagacttgaaggactagatcaatggtagcatggctgggagcatggaagcacgttatttacgtgtaaggtctttattagtctgcaaaaggacataatactgcatttagaaggctgtgcacgtagttaacagtgttctatagccatggcgtcaaggagaaggacttggcacgttatagtccattgagactgggaacactaggccattggtagccttgctggggacgtggaagaacgtgatttacgtgcaacgcctttattagtctgtaaaaggacatattgcagcatttagagggctgtgcacatagttcacagt encodes:
- the LOC130613461 gene encoding uncharacterized protein LOC130613461; the protein is MSTATTRKSARRKGLRSIASTLRERIDVIVKDFSEEKRAEIISLQTTLIDTVKQLKELDEELYGVLSGEEIETDVMEATEFYLLVNMSLATITTATGPHVSATESTRSVEKKSMRLPKIELSKFNGNPLNWPSFWDQFNSAINDNDSLNAIDKFNYLKRYVEGTALSTISGLELTNSNYENAIELLRNRFGNEQVLINAHMEALLKIESVRSMDNTQQLRKLYNDVENCIRNLKNLKYNSEMLSLLIPVLNERIPNELRMIISRNFGEEKWKKMCFLSRFSLSVEVFKSYQRTNTFANYEKGRALLFMLAAWTHFKELLFKLHMQ